A single region of the Variovorax paradoxus genome encodes:
- the cbbX gene encoding CbbX protein, with amino-acid sequence MDATETPTAPAVATAPKQLFESSGVKALLDQLDAELIGLAPVKGRIRDVAALLLIDKLRQEQGLQSQPPSLHMSFTGNPGTGKTTVAMRMAEVLKQLGYVRKGHLVAVTRDDLVGQFIGHTAPKTKEVIKKAMGGVLFIDEAYYLYRPENERDYGQESIEILLQVMENQRDDLVVILAGYKDRMETFFSSNPGMASRIAHHIDFPDYSEAELMQIAQLMLGRLNYSFDDGAVSTFGRYVSLRRSQPHFANARSIRNALDRIRLRHATRLFGSENALTREQLCTLEAQDILASRVFNPPADSAPAAGASK; translated from the coding sequence ATGGACGCCACCGAAACTCCCACCGCCCCGGCCGTTGCCACGGCGCCGAAGCAGCTCTTCGAGTCTTCGGGCGTGAAGGCGCTGCTCGACCAGCTCGATGCCGAGCTGATCGGCCTGGCGCCGGTGAAGGGGCGCATCCGCGACGTTGCGGCGCTGCTCCTTATCGACAAGCTGCGCCAGGAACAGGGGCTGCAGTCGCAGCCGCCTTCGCTGCACATGTCTTTTACTGGCAACCCTGGCACCGGCAAGACCACGGTGGCCATGCGCATGGCCGAGGTGCTCAAGCAGCTGGGCTATGTGCGCAAGGGCCACCTGGTGGCGGTGACGCGCGACGACCTGGTGGGTCAGTTCATAGGCCACACGGCGCCCAAGACCAAGGAAGTGATCAAGAAGGCCATGGGCGGCGTGCTGTTCATCGACGAGGCTTACTACCTGTACCGGCCCGAGAACGAGCGCGACTACGGGCAGGAGTCGATCGAGATATTGCTGCAGGTGATGGAGAACCAGCGTGACGACCTGGTGGTGATTCTTGCGGGCTACAAGGACCGCATGGAGACCTTCTTCAGCAGCAACCCGGGCATGGCTTCTCGCATTGCGCACCACATCGATTTTCCGGACTACAGCGAAGCCGAGCTCATGCAGATTGCGCAGCTCATGCTGGGGCGGCTGAACTACAGCTTCGACGACGGCGCGGTGTCCACCTTTGGGCGTTATGTGAGCCTCCGGCGCAGCCAGCCGCACTTTGCCAATGCGCGGTCGATCCGCAATGCGCTCGACCGCATCCGGCTGCGCCACGCCACGCGCCTCTTCGGTAGCGAGAACGCCCTGACGCGCGAGCAGCTTTGCACGCTCGAGGCGCAAGACATCCTGGCGAGCCGCGTCTTCAACCCGCCGGCCGATTCCGCGCCGGCAGCAGGAGCAAGCAAATGA